A window of the Eleutherodactylus coqui strain aEleCoq1 chromosome 8, aEleCoq1.hap1, whole genome shotgun sequence genome harbors these coding sequences:
- the LOC136577724 gene encoding claudin-4-like, with the protein MFFSYSSLASVMASTGLQLLGMILSLIGWVGSIITCALPMWKVTAFIGNNIVVAQTMWEGLWMNCIVQSTGQMQCKIYDSMLALPQDLQAARALTVVCILVALLAILIGIMGAKCTNCVEDENTKARVSVVAGVVFLVAGTLMLIPVCWSANTTIRDFYNPLVVDAQKRELGASLYIGWGASALMLLGGGLLCCSCPKKSDDSYTVRYTAAPSQARSDYANKNYV; encoded by the coding sequence ATGTTCTTCTCTTACAGCTCGCTTGCATCAGTCATGGCTTCCACTGGGCTCCAGCTCTTGGGCATGATTCTCTCCTTGATTGGATGGGTTGGCTCCATCATTACCTGTGCTTTGCCCATGTGGAAGGTGACTGCTTTCATCGGTAACAACATTGTGGTGGCTCAAACCATGTGGGAAGGACTATGGATGAACTGCATTGTACAGAGCACCGGTCAGATGCAGTGCAAGATCTACGACTCCATGCTGGCACTGCCCCAAGACCTGCAGGCTGCCCGTGCCCTCACAGTCGTCTGCATCCTGGTGGCACTTCTGGCCATACTCATCGGCATCATGGGAGCTAAGTGTACCAACTGTGTGGAGGATGAGAACACAAAGGCGCGGGTCAGTGTGGTGGCTGGTGTGGTCTTCCTGGTGGCTGGCACCCTCATGTTGATCCCTGTGTGTTGGTCAGCAAACACAACCATCCGTGACTTCTACAACCCACTAGTGGTGGATGCGCAGAAGAGGGAGCTGGGGGCGTCTCTGTACATCGGGTGGGGAGCTTCTGCCCTCATGCTGCTGGGTGGAGGCCTCCTGTGCTGCTCCTGCCCCAAAAAGTCTGATGACTCGTACACCGTCCGCTACACGGCAGCCCCCTCCCAGGCCCGCAGCGACTACGCCAACAAGAACTACGTATGA